A window from Aerococcus sp. Group 1 encodes these proteins:
- a CDS encoding phage holin produces MLLSNQTYDRLKWVALVLMPALAVLVKGLGQAYGFVGTDTVVVTLNLLAIFLGSLLQLSSEDYHKGGGGYGYRPASA; encoded by the coding sequence ATGCTTTTGAGTAATCAGACCTATGACCGCTTAAAGTGGGTCGCCTTGGTCTTGATGCCGGCCTTGGCGGTTTTAGTCAAGGGACTGGGCCAGGCCTATGGTTTTGTGGGAACGGATACAGTAGTCGTGACCTTGAATTTACTGGCGATCTTCTTGGGATCGCTCTTGCAATTGTCTAGTGAGGACTACCATAAGGGAGGTGGGGGCTATGGTTACCGCCCAGCAAGTGCTTAA
- a CDS encoding IS3 family transposase (programmed frameshift), with protein MSKYSLEFKLNLVGDYIAKKGSYRTLANKAGIDPSILRRWVNNYYEFGVDGLKKRRTQQVYTVEFKLNAIELYESTEMSYRELANSLNMNNPSLIANWRRAYHERGLDGLSARKGRPPKVSKKKSQINQIKDSSETNQLSEAKIKELEQRITDLEIENKFLKGLRRRVAQKSQARKEEIVTEITRLHDEKYALKDILSVLKFPKSTYFYWKNKDEEIDKDADLKEEMKDIRETHKDYGYRRMRAELLSRGYKVSKNKVQRLMKIMGIQVTSYTRKTRKYNSYKGTIGEIAPNRINRRFDSTIPYQKITTDTTEFKYYYADDSGNYQTGKLYLDPYMDLFNREIISFKITHQPNGQSMLEGLQAAIEASKLCPYRRTFHSDQGWAYQMKSYTRLLKDHRIFQSMSRKGNCLDNSPMENFFSLLKQEVYYGRTYHSFEELAQAIEDFIIYYNGERIKEKLDFRSPIEFRLHHASFAA; from the exons ATGTCTAAATATTCATTAGAATTTAAACTGAATTTAGTAGGAGACTATATTGCGAAAAAAGGAAGTTATCGAACCTTAGCTAATAAAGCAGGAATAGATCCTTCTATTTTACGAAGGTGGGTTAATAACTATTATGAATTTGGTGTAGATGGTTTAAAGAAAAGGCGGACTCAACAGGTTTATACTGTTGAATTCAAATTAAATGCGATAGAATTGTATGAAAGTACGGAAATGAGTTATCGCGAATTGGCCAATTCATTAAACATGAATAATCCAAGTCTAATCGCTAATTGGCGAAGAGCTTATCATGAAAGAGGACTTGATGGCCTTTCCGCGAGGAAAGGAAGGCCACCTAAAGTGTCTAAAAAGAAATCACAAATCAATCAAATAAAGGATAGCAGCGAAACCAATCAGTTAAGTGAAGCAAAAATAAAGGAACTTGAACAACGGATTACGGATTTAGAAATTGAGAACAAATTTTTAAAAGGATTGAGGAGACGTGTGGCTCAAA AGAGTCAAGCGAGAAAAGAAGAAATAGTGACCGAAATCACACGTCTCCATGATGAAAAATATGCTTTAAAAGATATTCTTAGCGTTTTAAAGTTTCCTAAATCGACCTACTTTTATTGGAAAAATAAAGATGAGGAAATTGATAAGGATGCCGATTTAAAAGAGGAAATGAAAGACATCAGAGAAACCCATAAGGATTATGGTTATCGAAGAATGCGAGCTGAACTGCTTTCCCGTGGTTATAAGGTCAGTAAAAACAAAGTTCAACGCCTAATGAAAATTATGGGGATACAGGTCACTAGCTATACTAGAAAGACAAGAAAATATAATTCCTACAAAGGAACGATTGGAGAGATAGCGCCAAATCGTATCAACCGGCGGTTTGATTCGACCATTCCTTATCAAAAAATAACAACAGACACAACAGAATTTAAATACTACTATGCCGATGATTCTGGGAATTATCAAACTGGAAAACTCTATTTAGATCCTTACATGGATCTATTTAATCGAGAAATTATTTCTTTTAAGATAACACATCAGCCTAATGGACAAAGCATGTTGGAGGGGCTACAAGCTGCCATTGAAGCAAGTAAATTATGTCCATACAGAAGAACCTTTCATTCTGATCAGGGCTGGGCCTATCAAATGAAAAGTTACACCCGGCTCTTGAAGGATCACCGAATTTTTCAAAGTATGTCTCGTAAAGGAAATTGCTTAGATAATTCGCCAATGGAGAATTTCTTTAGTCTACTAAAACAAGAAGTCTACTATGGTCGGACTTATCATTCCTTTGAAGAATTAGCACAAGCGATTGAAGATTTTATAATCTATTACAATGGTGAAAGAATCAAAGAAAAATTAGATTTTAGGAGTCCTATAGAATTTCGTCTTCATCACGCTTCTTTCGCCGCTTAA
- a CDS encoding DUF2922 domain-containing protein has product MQETLNLELLFKTEEGKTKKVTIKEPKEDVSSEVAQAALAAIVGADIFFNEDGLDPYAQATGARYVRRAVQDIYQVQA; this is encoded by the coding sequence ATGCAAGAAACTTTAAACTTAGAACTCTTATTCAAGACTGAAGAGGGAAAAACTAAGAAAGTAACCATTAAAGAACCCAAAGAAGATGTTTCTAGCGAAGTGGCCCAAGCGGCCTTAGCGGCTATTGTAGGTGCCGACATTTTCTTCAATGAAGATGGCCTGGACCCTTATGCCCAAGCGACCGGCGCTCGTTATGTCCGCCGCGCGGTCCAAGACATCTACCAAGTCCAAGCCTAA
- a CDS encoding YgcG family protein — translation MVVLLALTAMYYFLYRTYQQPDYPAASQEYYVSDYSQRLNDFTTQHIMTEGYKLDQFTQAKLAVAVLPTTEKLNRSKYSQTLASQWGMTDEPQNEWALLLFRTDASYPRETSVDNPYMHLEIGGGLKDELTKQEIEEVVEHYDNDIYHNQNNYDQAAFDTFNALARQIYQAHQLEVPESLTQTYEEAAQDPANQSKINSQLMQADLKQAESQTLRNPRPLYRQLANAFFATVGTLLALVVVSVVCFFFAAGFLALAKFISRIFHWDKK, via the coding sequence TTGGTTGTTTTGCTTGCGCTTACCGCCATGTACTATTTCCTATATCGGACCTATCAACAACCGGATTATCCAGCCGCCAGCCAAGAATATTACGTGTCGGACTACAGTCAGCGCTTGAATGACTTCACCACCCAGCACATTATGACCGAGGGCTACAAGTTGGACCAATTCACCCAGGCCAAGCTAGCGGTGGCCGTTCTCCCAACGACTGAAAAACTCAATCGGTCAAAGTATAGCCAAACACTGGCCAGTCAGTGGGGGATGACGGATGAGCCTCAAAATGAATGGGCCCTTCTCCTCTTTAGAACGGACGCCTCTTATCCAAGAGAAACGAGCGTGGACAATCCTTACATGCATTTAGAAATTGGCGGGGGCTTAAAGGACGAGCTGACTAAGCAAGAGATTGAGGAAGTGGTCGAGCACTATGATAATGATATTTACCATAATCAAAATAACTATGACCAGGCGGCCTTTGATACTTTTAATGCTCTAGCTCGTCAAATCTACCAGGCCCACCAGTTAGAAGTTCCCGAATCTCTGACTCAGACTTATGAGGAAGCGGCCCAGGATCCGGCCAACCAAAGTAAGATCAATAGTCAGCTCATGCAGGCGGACCTCAAACAAGCCGAGTCCCAAACCCTAAGGAATCCCCGACCCCTTTATCGTCAGTTAGCGAATGCTTTCTTTGCGACGGTTGGCACCTTACTGGCTCTAGTGGTCGTTTCTGTCGTCTGTTTCTTTTTTGCAGCTGGATTTCTGGCTCTTGCTAAATTCATCTCAAGAATATTTCATTGGGATAAGAAATAG
- a CDS encoding type I restriction endonuclease subunit R — protein sequence MPKIFTQEQQMEERLIELLTKRESQWTYRSDLKTADDLWENFFQQLEANNTAKLDGVPLTSQEKLSIKSQLDFPSFYVAGEWLSGENGVAQVELHREDASLGACQLMVINGNEIAGGSSHYEVINQFRSEKRDFLDQDGRFDVTLMINGIPLIQIELKNRSEGYKKAFNQIDRYIKTGKYHGIFSMLQMFVVSNGVDTKYIAANSRLNAKFLTGWVDQENQPVTNLEDFTTSALSIPEAHEMIANYSVLDKSSKSVILLRPYQIHAIKAIRQASYQQKGGYVWHTTGSGKTLTSYKVARNLLKIASIDKTIFIVDRRDLDQQTTNAFTSYAEADFVAVDETANVNDLIKRLTSKDRSLVITTIQKLNHVMKRYQQNPDNKRLNKLRDLRLAVVVDECHRAVTPQKQFELEKFFKYSLWYGFTGTPLFAENARDAFGDLARTTEEQYGECLHKYTVQEAMHDQAVLGFQIEYKQTFSDFQLDQLVADQFPKTNLSAIDKKEKEVQLDSAIFDHPDHMEEVVDSIINKSQNKFGFNNGVGKTYDAILTTTSIDKAIAYYKLFKEVKTGQHPRVSISETTKRAVLDFPKVAITFSISDNEHDSQDRKEAMKEILADYNQEFGMNFSLETLNAYNQNLNQRLARKSDTYKVRSEQVDLVIVVDRLLTGFDAPCLSTLFMDRPPMKPHHLIQAFSRTNRLFDDHKKYGQIVTFQTPAIFEEAVKEALLLYSNGGEDQIQAPSYEESKQELDEAVKELRTLVPSVESFNNYTDLAEMKRVAKAFQRFDSIYRTIEVYSDFSEAEFVAQYGFDRKEFEDYTGAYKNLIERIKEEMNDEDELEEDYPIDIEYEIESVRTEQIDYDYLVLLIDRYRESTEEQDKEKFKQEAEKTIDEFGRRKPELSEKIRDIFQAIISSPEKYKNQSTDEILANEINGYKERVLEDYAKAEFLNEELLKYVAANYDEDREGPQIGESEMINTADFEAYKENTQNPKSKLQYRKKIRHGYKDLIKEKIMPYDV from the coding sequence ATGCCAAAAATTTTTACTCAAGAGCAGCAAATGGAAGAACGCTTAATAGAACTGTTAACGAAAAGGGAATCGCAGTGGACTTATCGTTCTGACTTGAAAACAGCGGACGATTTATGGGAGAACTTCTTCCAACAGCTAGAGGCTAATAATACGGCCAAATTAGATGGCGTTCCCCTAACTAGTCAGGAGAAGCTTTCGATTAAATCGCAATTGGACTTTCCGTCATTCTATGTCGCGGGAGAATGGTTAAGCGGTGAGAATGGGGTGGCCCAAGTAGAGCTTCATCGCGAGGATGCCTCGCTTGGCGCTTGCCAGTTAATGGTGATTAACGGAAATGAAATTGCAGGAGGCAGCTCTCATTATGAAGTGATTAATCAATTTCGCAGTGAAAAACGTGATTTTCTTGACCAAGACGGACGTTTTGATGTGACTTTGATGATTAATGGTATCCCTCTGATTCAAATTGAATTGAAGAATCGTTCGGAAGGCTATAAGAAAGCCTTTAACCAAATTGACCGCTATATCAAAACTGGAAAATACCATGGGATTTTCTCCATGCTACAAATGTTTGTGGTCTCGAATGGTGTTGATACCAAATACATTGCCGCTAATAGTAGGTTGAATGCTAAATTCTTAACGGGCTGGGTGGACCAAGAGAACCAACCCGTAACTAACTTAGAAGATTTTACGACTTCTGCGCTCTCAATTCCAGAAGCCCATGAAATGATTGCTAATTACTCAGTCTTGGATAAGTCCAGTAAGTCGGTAATCCTTTTACGCCCTTATCAAATTCATGCCATTAAGGCGATTCGCCAAGCGAGTTACCAACAAAAGGGAGGCTATGTTTGGCATACGACAGGGTCAGGGAAGACGTTAACCTCCTATAAGGTTGCGCGTAACCTTCTTAAAATTGCTTCCATTGATAAGACCATCTTTATTGTTGACCGCAGAGACCTTGACCAACAAACCACCAATGCTTTCACTTCATATGCTGAGGCGGATTTTGTCGCTGTGGATGAAACCGCTAATGTCAATGACTTGATCAAACGGTTAACGTCTAAGGATCGGTCCTTAGTGATTACCACAATCCAGAAATTAAACCATGTCATGAAACGTTACCAGCAAAATCCTGATAATAAACGTTTAAATAAACTCAGAGATTTAAGACTTGCCGTCGTTGTTGATGAATGTCATCGCGCGGTGACACCGCAGAAGCAATTTGAACTCGAAAAGTTTTTCAAATATTCGCTTTGGTATGGTTTTACGGGAACACCTCTCTTTGCTGAAAATGCTCGGGATGCCTTTGGTGACTTAGCTCGGACGACGGAAGAACAGTATGGGGAATGTCTACATAAGTATACCGTTCAAGAGGCCATGCATGATCAGGCGGTCTTAGGCTTTCAAATTGAATACAAGCAAACTTTTAGTGATTTTCAACTCGATCAACTGGTAGCTGATCAGTTTCCTAAGACGAACCTTTCAGCGATTGATAAGAAGGAAAAGGAAGTCCAACTAGATTCAGCCATCTTTGACCATCCTGATCATATGGAAGAGGTCGTTGATTCCATTATTAATAAGTCACAAAATAAATTTGGCTTCAATAATGGAGTAGGGAAGACCTATGATGCCATTTTAACGACCACATCAATTGATAAAGCCATTGCCTACTACAAACTCTTTAAAGAAGTTAAAACAGGTCAGCATCCGCGCGTATCCATTAGTGAGACGACTAAACGCGCTGTCTTGGATTTTCCTAAGGTCGCGATTACCTTCTCGATTTCTGACAATGAACACGATTCTCAAGACCGTAAAGAAGCGATGAAAGAGATTTTAGCAGATTATAACCAAGAATTTGGTATGAACTTTTCGCTTGAAACTTTGAATGCTTATAACCAGAACTTAAACCAGCGTTTGGCGCGTAAGTCAGATACTTATAAGGTGCGTTCCGAACAAGTCGACTTGGTGATTGTTGTCGATCGCTTACTCACAGGCTTTGATGCTCCTTGTCTATCGACCTTATTTATGGATCGACCACCCATGAAACCTCACCACTTGATCCAAGCTTTCTCGCGGACTAATCGTCTCTTCGATGACCATAAGAAATATGGGCAAATTGTTACCTTTCAAACCCCAGCGATCTTTGAAGAAGCCGTTAAGGAGGCTCTCTTACTCTATTCCAATGGTGGAGAAGATCAGATTCAAGCGCCAAGCTATGAAGAATCTAAGCAAGAGCTGGATGAAGCGGTTAAAGAATTAAGAACTCTGGTGCCAAGTGTGGAGAGTTTCAACAATTACACGGACTTAGCTGAAATGAAGCGGGTAGCCAAGGCCTTTCAACGTTTTGATAGTATTTACCGGACCATTGAGGTCTATAGTGATTTTAGTGAAGCGGAATTTGTGGCTCAATACGGTTTTGATCGTAAAGAATTTGAAGACTATACCGGTGCTTATAAGAATCTCATCGAACGGATTAAGGAAGAAATGAATGATGAGGATGAGCTTGAGGAAGATTATCCAATTGATATCGAATATGAGATTGAATCGGTTCGGACAGAGCAGATTGATTATGATTACCTCGTCCTTCTGATTGACCGTTACCGTGAATCAACGGAAGAACAAGACAAAGAGAAATTCAAACAGGAAGCTGAAAAGACCATTGATGAATTTGGCCGCCGTAAACCTGAATTGAGTGAAAAAATTCGTGATATTTTCCAAGCCATTATCTCAAGTCCGGAAAAATATAAAAATCAGTCCACGGATGAAATATTAGCCAATGAGATTAATGGTTACAAGGAACGCGTATTAGAAGACTATGCCAAGGCAGAATTTCTAAATGAAGAGTTATTGAAATACGTCGCCGCTAACTATGATGAAGACCGTGAAGGCCCACAAATTGGCGAAAGTGAAATGATTAATACAGCTGATTTTGAAGCTTATAAGGAAAACACTCAGAATCCTAAGTCCAAATTACAGTATCGTAAAAAAATACGTCATGGCTATAAAGACCTGATTAAAGAGAAAATTATGCCTTATGATGTGTAG
- a CDS encoding TetR/AcrR family transcriptional regulator translates to MNTRLYLFSRFEDYLDDTYQDATVKSFCEFSNISRTTFYRFFQNIDDLVISFYQYQADIIFLNSKEMTYYEIMYLHGELLLKDKYRAMILNYYKHNPNDFIRYVSDNFFSFSEKYYYNHHHEKLSETQLFALKIYVKGAAYIILEILLDNLDYQLDDLNTKLDIVKPDFLNID, encoded by the coding sequence ATGAACACGCGCCTATATCTATTTAGTCGTTTTGAAGATTATTTAGACGATACTTACCAGGATGCTACTGTAAAGTCTTTTTGTGAATTCTCAAACATATCAAGAACAACATTCTATCGCTTTTTTCAAAATATTGATGATTTGGTTATTTCTTTTTATCAATATCAGGCAGATATTATTTTCCTTAATTCAAAAGAGATGACATATTATGAAATCATGTATTTACATGGTGAATTATTATTAAAGGATAAGTATCGTGCTATGATCTTAAATTATTACAAGCACAACCCCAATGACTTTATTAGATATGTATCTGATAATTTCTTCTCTTTTAGTGAGAAGTACTATTATAATCATCATCATGAAAAGTTAAGTGAAACACAGTTATTTGCTCTTAAAATTTATGTAAAAGGTGCCGCTTATATTATTTTAGAAATTCTATTGGATAACTTAGATTATCAATTAGATGATTTAAACACTAAATTAGATATAGTAAAACCCGATTTTTTAAATATTGATTAA
- a CDS encoding sigma-70 family RNA polymerase sigma factor, with the protein MRLDKLYADRLLREFEALIHRTLADLNIRKCHGDYQDYAQELRLKLLDVVDRFEGDPLAEDRYRFVAYAGRYLRWSLLDLLRQTSRLPQLTLSDHQDWLTESESAEDFEAGAADFLQAAQDTLSERDYQLTLALAEGDFSIADIARTFGVARKTIYQWKDRLAQRLLPFKDLLED; encoded by the coding sequence ATGAGACTTGATAAATTATACGCCGACCGCTTATTACGTGAATTTGAAGCCCTGATCCACCGAACTTTGGCCGACCTAAATATTAGAAAGTGTCATGGCGACTACCAGGACTACGCCCAGGAATTGCGGCTTAAGCTCCTGGATGTGGTGGACCGCTTTGAGGGCGATCCCTTGGCTGAGGACCGCTACCGTTTTGTCGCCTATGCGGGTCGTTACTTGCGCTGGTCTTTACTGGACCTCTTGCGACAGACTAGCCGCTTGCCCCAGCTGACCCTGTCCGACCACCAGGACTGGTTGACGGAGTCTGAGAGTGCCGAGGATTTTGAGGCGGGAGCGGCCGACTTCCTCCAGGCGGCCCAAGATACTTTGTCAGAGCGTGACTACCAGTTGACCTTAGCCTTGGCGGAAGGGGACTTTTCCATTGCTGATATTGCCCGGACCTTTGGTGTGGCTAGAAAAACCATCTACCAATGGAAAGACCGCCTGGCCCAACGCCTGCTTCCCTTTAAGGATTTACTGGAAGACTAG
- a CDS encoding ATP-binding protein translates to MNYVKRDKYLGKIAPFVDQPVVKVLTGMRRVGKSTLLQMIQEELLPQVNPQNMISINLESGQYLQIKDGVDFYSYIQKQVKDLTGKLYFFIDEVQLVDSWERVINALRVDYECDIYLTGSNSSLLSSDLSTLLAGRYVSFEIQPFTFSEFIHLYRDLNLDKEELFQQFISLGGMPSLRYFQGEKEASYKYLNDIYNTVVVKDILEYQAIRDVDLFNRILRFCLENIGQTFSANSLRKYFASQGRKVSVDTVLNYLTFCQRAYLLKKVERYDTIGKKILTVDEKYYLTDHGFRQAVGFSNEKAIERVLENIVYIELLSRGYQVQIGRVRDKEIDFIASKQGQISYYQVSYLMESKETRDREFSVYSQIKDNFPKYVLSLDSFDFSQDGVIHKNLIDFLLGE, encoded by the coding sequence ATGAATTATGTCAAGCGTGATAAATATCTTGGTAAAATAGCCCCCTTCGTTGATCAGCCTGTTGTTAAGGTATTGACAGGAATGAGACGAGTGGGAAAGTCCACCTTATTGCAGATGATCCAAGAAGAATTATTGCCCCAAGTGAATCCTCAAAATATGATTTCTATTAACCTAGAATCTGGTCAATACCTACAAATTAAAGACGGGGTTGATTTCTATAGCTATATTCAAAAGCAGGTCAAGGATTTAACAGGTAAGCTTTATTTCTTTATTGATGAAGTTCAGTTGGTTGATAGTTGGGAGCGAGTAATCAATGCTTTACGTGTTGATTATGAGTGTGATATTTACCTTACAGGTTCTAATTCAAGTTTGCTCTCTAGTGACTTATCGACTCTTCTGGCGGGGCGCTATGTCAGTTTTGAAATTCAACCCTTTACTTTTTCTGAATTTATCCATTTATACCGAGATCTTAATCTCGATAAGGAAGAATTATTTCAACAATTTATTTCTCTAGGAGGAATGCCTTCCCTACGTTACTTCCAAGGTGAAAAAGAAGCCAGCTACAAATATCTGAACGATATCTATAATACCGTGGTCGTTAAAGATATTCTTGAATACCAGGCGATCCGTGACGTTGATTTATTCAATCGCATTTTACGCTTTTGTTTAGAAAATATCGGGCAGACCTTTTCGGCCAATAGCCTCAGAAAATACTTCGCTAGTCAAGGCCGTAAAGTATCGGTGGATACGGTTTTGAATTACCTAACCTTCTGTCAGCGAGCCTATCTCCTCAAAAAAGTCGAGCGATATGATACCATTGGCAAGAAAATTTTAACAGTAGATGAAAAATATTATCTGACCGACCATGGTTTTAGACAAGCTGTGGGATTCTCTAATGAAAAAGCCATCGAACGTGTCTTGGAAAATATCGTTTATATTGAACTCCTGTCACGTGGATATCAGGTTCAGATTGGGCGGGTTCGTGATAAGGAAATTGACTTCATTGCAAGTAAGCAGGGACAAATCAGCTATTACCAAGTTTCCTACTTAATGGAAAGTAAAGAAACGCGAGATCGCGAATTTTCTGTCTATAGCCAGATAAAGGATAACTTCCCTAAGTACGTCTTATCTCTTGATTCCTTCGATTTTTCCCAGGATGGCGTTATCCATAAAAATCTTATCGATTTTTTATTGGGGGAGTAA
- a CDS encoding CHAP domain-containing protein: MVTAQQVLKTAQKYLGMTMGSTSHRAMVDRYNRVLPRPVGYVAKYSDDWCDIFVTAVGDEAGATDLIGRECGVQRHIHVFAGLGIWLGQVYPQAGDIVCFDWDGGGFADHIGFVEAVTGSTITTIEGNASRRVARNRFAWNDWQIKGYARPKYGRVRKGADKTVDQLAQEVLDRQWGNGADRKQRLESAGYDYQLVQDRVNQLVAQRNLGEGKTESVEVGASVRVADWATHWQTGQKIADWVKGQVFAVMARKPIDHPQSDWAYLLSNRGVAIGWLLSQDVAA, translated from the coding sequence ATGGTTACCGCCCAGCAAGTGCTTAAAACGGCGCAAAAGTACCTGGGCATGACCATGGGGTCGACGTCCCATCGTGCTATGGTGGACCGCTATAACCGGGTCCTGCCCCGGCCGGTAGGGTATGTGGCCAAGTATAGTGACGACTGGTGTGATATTTTTGTAACGGCAGTCGGGGATGAAGCGGGAGCGACAGATTTGATTGGACGGGAATGCGGGGTTCAGCGCCATATTCATGTCTTTGCCGGCCTTGGCATCTGGCTGGGCCAGGTTTATCCCCAAGCCGGAGACATTGTTTGCTTTGACTGGGATGGAGGTGGATTTGCTGATCATATTGGTTTTGTCGAGGCCGTGACCGGGTCGACCATTACCACCATTGAGGGTAATGCCAGTCGCCGGGTGGCCAGGAACCGCTTTGCCTGGAATGATTGGCAGATCAAGGGCTATGCCCGGCCTAAGTATGGAAGGGTCAGGAAGGGGGCCGATAAAACCGTCGACCAGTTGGCTCAAGAAGTCCTGGACCGCCAGTGGGGTAACGGGGCTGACCGGAAACAGCGCTTAGAGTCCGCAGGTTATGATTACCAGCTGGTCCAAGACCGGGTCAACCAGCTCGTGGCTCAGCGTAACCTTGGTGAAGGCAAGACTGAGTCGGTGGAGGTTGGGGCTTCCGTTCGAGTCGCTGATTGGGCGACCCACTGGCAAACCGGGCAAAAAATCGCTGACTGGGTCAAGGGCCAGGTCTTTGCCGTGATGGCGCGTAAGCCGATCGACCACCCGCAGAGTGACTGGGCTTACTTGTTAAGTAACCGGGGAGTTGCCATTGGCTGGCTCTTAAGTCAGGATGTCGCGGCGTAG
- a CDS encoding helix-turn-helix domain-containing protein translates to MPTLANRLKSAREAAGLTIEAVSEKIGKSVSTVWRYEQGKSEVNQESLTKLAELYGVSELYLRGFSDMKSADVIEVPVYKKYKKGKLKAAKKKHFFELASMGLPNEEIFAVRINDPSIQSLLSKKDYALVDPLAEVKAGDILCLADKDSGHLKLAKYQVYQDLPLYLPLGDKTEVRDSDDFEVLGRVFAHLGRV, encoded by the coding sequence ATGCCTACACTTGCCAACCGGCTCAAATCAGCCCGTGAAGCGGCCGGACTGACCATTGAGGCAGTCAGTGAAAAAATCGGTAAATCCGTATCAACCGTCTGGCGCTACGAACAAGGAAAATCCGAAGTCAACCAGGAAAGCTTGACCAAGTTAGCCGAACTTTATGGGGTGTCCGAGCTCTACTTACGCGGCTTTTCCGATATGAAGAGCGCCGATGTTATTGAAGTACCAGTCTATAAGAAATACAAAAAAGGCAAGCTCAAAGCCGCTAAGAAAAAGCACTTCTTCGAACTTGCCTCCATGGGCCTCCCTAATGAGGAAATCTTTGCGGTCAGAATTAATGACCCATCCATCCAATCCCTGCTCAGTAAAAAGGACTATGCCCTAGTCGACCCCCTAGCTGAAGTCAAGGCAGGCGATATCTTGTGCCTGGCCGATAAGGACTCCGGACACTTGAAATTAGCCAAATACCAAGTTTACCAGGACCTGCCACTCTATCTGCCCCTGGGGGATAAAACTGAAGTCAGAGACAGTGACGACTTTGAAGTCTTAGGAAGAGTCTTTGCGCATTTGGGGAGAGTATAA